One stretch of Desulfobacterales bacterium DNA includes these proteins:
- a CDS encoding ABC transporter ATP-binding protein, translated as MSASNQASEVIFTNVGRMAVFKKTQTIILKNCSFTVEPGKLTVLIGPSGCGKTTIINLIAGYERPDLGKVEMDGQPITGPNWERLVVFQETALYPWLTCYDNVMFGPLARKVMTREQAHKETLRLLAKVGLEDFRDKYPSQLSGGMQRRAELARALINQPKVMLMDEPFRGLDAMTRQLMQEYYLKLFEETHASHVFVTSELDEAIILADNLLVMTNKPSNIKKVIEVDLPRPRDWSMVTSKRYLEIKAEALELLHEEAVKASTASGKVDVDLSGLLETSHAD; from the coding sequence ATGTCAGCCAGCAATCAGGCAAGCGAGGTCATTTTTACAAATGTGGGCCGGATGGCCGTTTTCAAAAAAACACAGACGATCATCCTAAAGAACTGCTCATTTACGGTTGAGCCCGGAAAATTAACCGTCTTGATCGGCCCCTCCGGATGCGGAAAAACAACGATTATAAATTTGATCGCCGGTTATGAACGGCCCGATCTTGGAAAAGTTGAGATGGATGGTCAACCGATTACTGGGCCCAATTGGGAACGCTTGGTTGTTTTTCAGGAAACTGCTCTTTATCCCTGGCTGACATGTTATGACAATGTGATGTTCGGACCACTTGCCCGCAAAGTCATGACCAGGGAACAGGCTCATAAAGAAACATTGAGACTTCTGGCAAAGGTGGGTCTGGAGGATTTCCGTGATAAATACCCCAGTCAGCTGAGCGGTGGCATGCAGCGGCGCGCCGAATTGGCCCGTGCTCTGATCAACCAACCCAAGGTCATGCTGATGGATGAACCTTTCAGAGGGTTGGATGCCATGACACGACAGCTGATGCAGGAATATTATCTGAAGCTTTTTGAAGAAACTCATGCCAGCCACGTATTCGTTACTTCCGAACTGGATGAAGCCATCATCCTGGCAGATAATCTACTGGTTATGACAAATAAACCATCAAATATAAAAAAAGTCATCGAAGTCGATTTGCCGCGTCCGCGCGATTGGAGCATGGTGACATCAAAAAGATATCTGGAAATCAAAGCTGAAGCTTTAGAGCTTCTGCATGAAGAGGCCGTCAAGGCTTCGACAGCCAGCGGCAAGGTGGATGTTGATCTTTCCGGATTATTAGAAACGTCTCATGCGGACTAA
- a CDS encoding ABC transporter ATP-binding protein, whose translation MESKPDGKREGRILIEHVEKVYDPEGVNVHACRDCNADIQPGEFAMVVGPSGCGKTTLLNAIAGFDNATSGAIYLDDEKIAAPDIIQTPGADRMVVFQGGALFPWKTVMGNITYGPVMQGKMQLKEAVSMARELMDRLGLSRDIEALYPDNLSSGMKRQVEIIRALINDPKVLLLDEPFRALDNMSKGLMHEYLLSVFELTHKTIFFITHDLDEAVFLADRIFVMTTRPGTFKAVIDVDIPRPRNFRVLATERFVEIREHVRAEVEEESMKAFEAGERELA comes from the coding sequence GTGGAAAGTAAACCCGATGGAAAAAGAGAAGGTAGAATTCTCATCGAACATGTCGAAAAAGTTTACGATCCAGAAGGTGTCAATGTCCATGCTTGCCGAGACTGTAATGCTGACATTCAGCCCGGCGAATTTGCCATGGTGGTGGGGCCGTCCGGATGCGGCAAGACGACTCTGTTAAATGCTATCGCCGGATTTGATAATGCCACCAGTGGTGCTATTTACCTGGATGATGAAAAAATCGCTGCCCCCGATATCATTCAAACACCCGGCGCGGATCGGATGGTGGTTTTTCAGGGTGGGGCCCTGTTCCCCTGGAAAACGGTCATGGGTAATATCACCTACGGGCCGGTCATGCAGGGTAAAATGCAGCTTAAAGAAGCCGTGAGCATGGCCCGGGAATTAATGGATCGCCTTGGGCTCAGTCGGGATATAGAAGCGCTGTATCCGGACAATTTGTCCTCCGGCATGAAGCGGCAGGTGGAAATCATTCGGGCACTCATAAATGACCCTAAAGTATTATTGCTAGATGAGCCGTTCCGCGCCCTGGACAACATGTCTAAAGGACTGATGCATGAATATCTGCTTTCGGTATTCGAGCTGACACACAAAACCATTTTTTTCATCACTCACGATCTTGATGAAGCCGTTTTTTTAGCGGATAGAATTTTTGTCATGACTACCCGCCCGGGAACCTTCAAAGCCGTCATTGACGTCGACATCCCCAGACCAAGAAATTTCCGGGTTTTGGCGACCGAGCGGTTTGTAGAAATAAGAGAGCACGTCAGAGCTGAAGTAGAAGAAGAATCCATGAAGGCTTTTGAAGCCGGTGAGCGCGAGCTGGCTTAA
- a CDS encoding universal stress protein: protein MPFDGSEHSKKAILFASDVAQKHHSEIFLVHVVKDRDIPPEILEYIESEKIDGGIGKVSAKLISEGIMKAAQKQLQAMGLKITKSMVFRGDPAEEILQFAKNNDIDMIVIGSRGLGKIKGLLMGSVSSKVCHLAECTCVTVK from the coding sequence ATTCCCTTTGATGGCTCTGAGCATTCCAAAAAGGCCATCCTGTTTGCGTCTGATGTTGCCCAGAAGCACCATTCAGAAATTTTTCTGGTGCATGTTGTTAAAGACAGGGATATTCCGCCTGAAATCCTGGAGTACATCGAGAGTGAAAAAATCGACGGCGGTATCGGCAAGGTATCGGCCAAGCTGATCAGTGAAGGTATCATGAAGGCTGCTCAAAAGCAGCTGCAGGCGATGGGATTAAAAATTACCAAATCAATGGTCTTCCGTGGTGATCCTGCTGAAGAAATTTTACAGTTTGCCAAAAACAATGATATCGATATGATTGTGATTGGCAGTCGCGGCCTTGGGAAAATCAAAGGTCTTCTAATGGGTAGCGTATCCAGTAAAGTCTGCCATCTGGCGGAATGCACCTGCGTAACGGTAAAATAA
- a CDS encoding DUF1638 domain-containing protein gives MLLTPESNIEIRYLDQGLHRYPHKMPSLVQDQIDQVATWAGEVVLGYGLCSNGIAGVTAGKSGLIVPRSHDCIAFFLGSCTKYRVALKKRPGTYYLTAGWIKEGQDPLGIVDNDYTPRLGRKTAIWGMTEELKNYSHVAFINTGAGNTAHLRQRAAENADFFNKKFIEVKADLGFLKKLLYGPYSNEEFIFMKPGDCIEQKMFLNYPSQSC, from the coding sequence ATGCTCCTCACTCCTGAATCGAATATTGAAATTCGATATCTGGACCAAGGCCTGCATCGTTACCCGCATAAAATGCCTTCCCTCGTTCAGGATCAAATCGATCAGGTGGCCACCTGGGCCGGTGAAGTTGTTCTCGGGTATGGATTATGCTCGAACGGCATCGCCGGTGTGACTGCTGGCAAAAGTGGCCTTATCGTACCTCGCAGCCATGATTGTATCGCATTTTTTTTGGGTTCCTGCACAAAATATCGCGTGGCATTAAAAAAGCGTCCGGGCACCTATTATTTAACGGCCGGCTGGATTAAGGAAGGTCAGGACCCATTAGGTATTGTTGACAATGACTACACGCCACGACTGGGTCGTAAAACCGCCATATGGGGAATGACCGAAGAATTGAAAAATTACAGCCATGTGGCTTTTATCAATACCGGCGCCGGTAATACGGCTCATCTCCGTCAGAGGGCTGCAGAAAACGCCGATTTTTTTAATAAGAAATTTATAGAGGTCAAGGCAGATTTAGGATTTTTAAAAAAGCTGCTTTACGGTCCCTATTCCAATGAAGAATTTATCTTTATGAAACCGGGGGATTGCATTGAACAAAAGATGTTTTTAAACTACCCTTCCCAATCCTGCTAA
- a CDS encoding sulfurtransferase TusA family protein, which translates to MDLTKIKPDETLDVRGISCPMPTLKTAKAMKSLEIGQILEVLGTDPGTKKDMPKLARKSGHEWLGFIDDEEGFFRFYLKKGEKK; encoded by the coding sequence ATGGACCTTACAAAAATAAAGCCTGATGAAACATTAGATGTCAGGGGTATCAGCTGCCCCATGCCAACTTTAAAGACAGCCAAAGCCATGAAAAGTCTGGAGATCGGTCAAATTTTAGAAGTGCTGGGTACCGATCCGGGAACCAAAAAAGATATGCCCAAGTTGGCCAGAAAATCCGGACATGAGTGGCTGGGTTTTATAGATGATGAAGAAGGCTTTTTTCGTTTTTATCTGAAAAAAGGCGAAAAAAAATAA
- a CDS encoding DsrE family protein, whose protein sequence is MAQTIGICVSTGNNLHHVIGLARAAKSAGKQVEIFFTGDGVLLTQNSRFSELIDIAQVAVCEVSYIDRGYQGKELAGLVDKDFVTQARNAEMVEECDRYVML, encoded by the coding sequence ATGGCCCAAACGATCGGTATCTGCGTCTCAACCGGAAACAATCTACACCATGTGATCGGGTTGGCAAGGGCGGCCAAGAGTGCCGGCAAGCAGGTCGAAATCTTTTTTACCGGAGATGGTGTCCTGTTGACCCAGAATTCCCGCTTCTCAGAACTTATAGATATTGCCCAGGTGGCTGTATGCGAAGTCAGCTATATTGACCGCGGATACCAGGGTAAAGAACTTGCCGGCCTGGTTGATAAGGATTTTGTGACCCAGGCACGCAATGCGGAAATGGTCGAGGAATGCGATCGTTACGTGATGCTTTAG
- a CDS encoding sulfite exporter TauE/SafE family protein translates to MSTLLIAALIVFVFTAVLTIAGVGAAFSIIPFFFWMGLPLKEAMATALLLNSLSMGFASVTYIRNKLVVFQVALPVLIVASIFSPLGAFCTQFISREILLWLFAGFLIFAGSMMLLFRPQAKESFYTWKQQLLIGGLIGAVAGYIGGLLGVGGGNLIVPALIWIGFEARKAAATSGFIVIFSSLAAFLGHVLLGNVNLPLLGISAFASIGGGLLGAWLLSIKLKGSHVKTVIGLVLYIIAIKMIWGLLS, encoded by the coding sequence ATGTCGACCTTACTGATTGCGGCTCTAATTGTTTTTGTTTTTACAGCAGTGTTGACCATCGCCGGTGTCGGAGCGGCATTCAGCATTATTCCATTCTTTTTTTGGATGGGATTGCCTCTGAAAGAAGCCATGGCGACTGCCTTGCTATTAAACAGTCTCAGTATGGGTTTTGCCTCGGTCACCTATATACGCAATAAATTGGTTGTTTTCCAAGTTGCACTTCCTGTATTGATCGTGGCTTCGATTTTTTCTCCGCTGGGGGCCTTTTGCACACAATTTATCTCGCGCGAAATTTTGTTGTGGCTGTTTGCAGGGTTCTTAATCTTTGCCGGTTCTATGATGCTCCTTTTCAGACCTCAAGCGAAGGAATCCTTTTACACCTGGAAACAGCAACTGCTTATAGGTGGGCTCATTGGCGCAGTTGCCGGTTATATCGGTGGCCTGCTGGGAGTTGGCGGCGGAAACCTGATCGTTCCGGCTTTAATCTGGATAGGTTTTGAAGCCCGCAAGGCAGCAGCCACATCGGGGTTTATCGTCATTTTCTCGTCTTTAGCAGCCTTCCTCGGCCATGTCCTGCTGGGCAATGTGAACCTGCCGCTTCTGGGAATATCGGCTTTTGCTTCAATCGGCGGTGGGCTGCTGGGCGCATGGCTATTATCAATTAAACTAAAAGGGTCACATGTAAAGACTGTCATCGGTCTGGTGCTTTACATAATTGCCATAAAAATGATATGGGGACTGTTGTCATAA
- a CDS encoding GntR family transcriptional regulator: protein MKIVTTIDQIVDHIRNAIFSGKFIPGSKLKEKEVSDWLGVSRMPVREAFRILEAQGLIEIEPNKGAKVTRISLEDLEEIYEARVLLEVYCLRKFVGLISDQNIAIMEGICDKMETSIEQKDPLAYFDHSFNFHKYYISHCQNKVLESVFMRMENSIRCLQFNLEKKPEFYRKSLKEHRQILKALRAKEADDCEKLIRRHLESGYKSNKKIVTQLQKT, encoded by the coding sequence ATGAAAATTGTAACCACCATAGACCAAATTGTTGATCATATTCGCAACGCCATTTTTAGCGGCAAATTTATTCCCGGGTCGAAGCTAAAGGAAAAGGAAGTTTCCGATTGGCTTGGCGTCAGTCGTATGCCGGTTCGAGAGGCTTTTAGAATATTGGAGGCGCAAGGCTTGATTGAAATCGAACCGAACAAGGGTGCTAAAGTTACCCGCATTTCGCTTGAGGATTTGGAAGAAATATATGAAGCCAGGGTTTTACTGGAAGTGTATTGCCTGCGTAAATTCGTTGGCTTGATAAGCGACCAGAATATAGCGATTATGGAAGGTATTTGTGATAAAATGGAAACCTCCATAGAACAAAAAGATCCGCTGGCTTATTTTGACCATTCTTTTAATTTTCATAAATATTACATTTCACATTGTCAAAATAAGGTACTAGAGTCTGTCTTTATGCGAATGGAAAACTCAATTAGATGTCTGCAATTTAATTTGGAGAAAAAACCAGAATTCTATCGCAAGTCCCTCAAAGAGCATCGTCAGATTCTGAAGGCACTACGAGCAAAAGAAGCTGATGACTGCGAAAAATTAATCCGCCGTCACTTGGAATCGGGTTATAAATCCAACAAAAAAATCGTGACGCAGCTGCAGAAGACATAA
- a CDS encoding hotdog domain-containing protein: MVKQAIEDLYICGLPYLQDLHLRAEWDGKAGKGYFTTQSHHSGGAKGWVYGGLIASMIDCHSIATAIASTCQAEGREPSAQPKIQYVTRRLDVNFRFPTPVETELSLLAEVKEIKGTDVVISCSLFADDKVCAQAEVIAGRIW, encoded by the coding sequence ATGGTAAAGCAAGCGATCGAGGATTTATATATCTGTGGACTGCCTTACTTGCAGGATTTGCATCTTAGGGCCGAATGGGACGGTAAGGCCGGCAAGGGATATTTCACGACCCAATCCCATCATTCTGGAGGCGCAAAAGGTTGGGTGTATGGGGGCCTAATAGCAAGTATGATTGATTGTCACAGTATTGCAACAGCAATTGCCTCTACTTGCCAGGCTGAAGGACGCGAGCCTTCGGCACAACCGAAAATTCAATACGTAACGCGCCGCCTGGATGTCAATTTTAGATTCCCCACACCCGTAGAAACAGAACTTTCTTTGCTGGCAGAGGTAAAAGAGATAAAAGGCACGGACGTTGTGATTAGTTGTTCGCTTTTTGCTGATGATAAGGTATGCGCGCAGGCTGAAGTAATTGCGGGGCGTATCTGGTGA
- a CDS encoding adenine deaminase C-terminal domain-containing protein, giving the protein MKNTDSMLHRRSDEAKALMQVALGQEKADLAVINARLLNVYTGEILDDYAISTKGRWIAYVGQNPDDTIGPHTEVIDADGQTVIPGLIDGHTHLSWLCKIDEFLKYAARGGTTTIVSETLEVFPAGGFAGLIDYLASFKDQPIKIWATAPVMISISKTAQGISEAELQKLLERDDIIGLGESYWQAVIQDPDWLLALFKQAQKAGKTLEGHTAGASEKKLAAYIANGITSCHEPINAEQVHKGLQQGLHIMIREGAVRKDLAEIAKIKNKGIDLRRLILVSDSISPADLMANGYMEAIVQKAIDCGFEPINAIQMATLNAAEHFSLDHLIGGIAPGRYADFAIIPDIATIAAQIVVSNGQVIARNGKLLEAPRSHAYASESLNTINLPRDLKPSDFIIRAPDSVEHIKVRVMNMVTDLVTAEIKDCIAVRDGQVSADPDTDLAKIAAIDRIHNPGRLFVGLIKGFGVQSGAIACSAAWDTTDIVVVGSNDKDMAAAVNRIRSLQGGAVVCRDENIVAELPMPIFGIISNLKIEDVVKAFKNVTRAAQNQGVPFPDPVLSLITLTGAAIPYLRICEEGLVNLKDGQPVSLFIE; this is encoded by the coding sequence ATGAAAAATACGGATTCGATGTTGCATAGGCGAAGCGACGAAGCTAAGGCTTTGATGCAGGTGGCATTGGGACAGGAAAAAGCGGATTTGGCGGTGATCAATGCCCGGTTGTTAAATGTCTATACCGGGGAAATATTGGATGATTATGCCATCAGCACCAAGGGGCGCTGGATTGCCTATGTCGGCCAAAACCCAGACGATACCATCGGGCCCCACACCGAAGTCATCGATGCTGATGGTCAAACCGTTATTCCCGGTCTGATCGACGGCCACACCCATCTGTCGTGGCTGTGCAAGATCGATGAATTTTTAAAATATGCGGCCAGGGGCGGTACCACCACCATTGTCAGTGAAACCCTGGAAGTTTTTCCAGCCGGTGGATTTGCGGGTCTGATCGATTACCTGGCATCGTTTAAGGACCAGCCCATCAAAATATGGGCCACTGCGCCGGTGATGATTTCGATCAGCAAAACAGCTCAAGGCATCTCAGAAGCAGAGCTTCAAAAGCTGCTCGAGCGTGACGACATCATCGGGTTGGGTGAATCTTATTGGCAGGCGGTAATACAGGATCCCGACTGGCTTCTGGCGTTATTTAAACAAGCTCAAAAGGCCGGCAAAACCCTCGAGGGGCATACCGCCGGTGCCAGTGAAAAAAAACTCGCTGCCTACATTGCCAATGGTATTACCTCCTGCCACGAGCCCATCAATGCCGAACAGGTCCATAAGGGGTTGCAGCAAGGACTGCACATCATGATTCGTGAAGGGGCGGTGCGCAAAGATCTTGCGGAAATCGCTAAAATCAAGAACAAGGGTATCGATTTGCGACGCCTGATTCTGGTCAGCGACAGCATATCACCCGCCGACTTGATGGCCAACGGCTATATGGAAGCCATCGTTCAAAAGGCCATCGATTGCGGTTTTGAGCCCATCAATGCCATTCAGATGGCAACGTTGAATGCTGCCGAGCATTTTTCGCTGGACCACCTGATCGGAGGGATTGCGCCAGGCAGATATGCGGATTTTGCGATCATCCCGGATATCGCCACCATCGCTGCTCAGATCGTCGTCAGCAATGGACAGGTGATCGCCCGCAACGGAAAATTACTGGAGGCCCCGCGGTCACATGCTTATGCGTCCGAAAGCCTGAACACCATCAATCTGCCACGTGACCTGAAACCTTCCGATTTTATCATCCGTGCACCTGACAGCGTTGAGCATATAAAGGTTCGCGTTATGAACATGGTCACGGATCTGGTTACCGCTGAAATCAAGGATTGTATTGCAGTTCGTGATGGCCAGGTTTCCGCTGATCCGGATACAGATCTAGCAAAAATAGCTGCTATTGATCGCATCCACAACCCCGGTCGCCTGTTCGTGGGATTGATCAAAGGATTCGGTGTCCAGTCCGGTGCCATCGCCTGCAGCGCTGCCTGGGATACCACCGATATTGTCGTGGTCGGCAGCAATGACAAAGACATGGCCGCAGCAGTTAACCGCATTCGCAGCTTACAGGGCGGCGCTGTTGTCTGCCGGGACGAAAACATCGTCGCGGAACTTCCGATGCCCATCTTTGGTATCATCTCGAATTTAAAAATTGAAGACGTTGTTAAGGCATTTAAAAATGTTACCCGGGCAGCTCAAAATCAGGGCGTCCCCTTCCCCGATCCGGTACTTTCCTTGATAACCTTAACTGGCGCAGCGATCCCCTATCTGCGCATCTGCGAGGAAGGTTTAGTGAACTTAAAAGACGGCCAACCCGTTTCGCTTTTTATTGAATAA
- a CDS encoding response regulator produces the protein MAEKDLLEGKRILLVDDEPDVLDTLVDLLPMCETVKASNFKAAKDYLESEYFDLTILDIMGVEGYQLLEIAKQKEVTAVMLTAHALSPENVVKSYKEGAASYLPKEEMVNIASFLNDVLEAKELGKSPWGRWYDRMGSFFEKKFGPKWQNSEKDFWEKFPFY, from the coding sequence ATGGCTGAAAAAGACCTATTGGAAGGCAAACGAATTCTTTTGGTGGATGATGAACCGGATGTACTGGATACCCTCGTGGACTTGCTGCCGATGTGTGAAACGGTTAAAGCATCCAATTTTAAAGCGGCCAAAGATTATCTGGAGTCCGAGTACTTCGATTTGACGATTCTGGATATTATGGGGGTTGAAGGCTATCAACTGCTGGAGATCGCCAAACAAAAAGAGGTTACGGCTGTGATGCTGACCGCCCATGCCCTCAGCCCGGAAAATGTGGTCAAATCTTACAAGGAAGGCGCCGCCTCATACTTACCCAAAGAAGAAATGGTGAACATCGCCTCTTTTTTAAATGACGTTCTTGAGGCCAAAGAACTGGGCAAGAGTCCCTGGGGCCGCTGGTATGATCGCATGGGATCATTTTTCGAAAAAAAGTTTGGCCCCAAATGGCAGAACAGCGAAAAAGATTTTTGGGAAAAATTTCCGTTTTATTAA
- a CDS encoding MBL fold metallo-hydrolase — MSVTLKWFPPSWFQIQTENAVIYIDPSYLRSYYTHYPHKIEFSRWPDPIDGLPEKLPKADLILVTHHHKDHAKDVTIKRLKRKNTLVVGPKRCINNLGKNIRVVKPGVDFTFRDIAIKAVEAYNTPEGSSTRKVHHQGDGVGYVLTVEDKTIYHAGDTDFIPEMKQLGWVDVALLPIGGTFTMDLTEAVRAAIAINPKAVIPMHLSKANPQDFKTKIEKKSKISVVPLQIGETYKPT; from the coding sequence ATGTCTGTCACCCTCAAATGGTTTCCGCCCTCCTGGTTTCAAATCCAAACCGAAAATGCGGTCATCTATATTGATCCCTCATATTTGCGCTCTTATTACACCCATTATCCCCACAAAATTGAATTCAGCCGTTGGCCCGATCCCATTGATGGCTTGCCCGAAAAGCTGCCAAAAGCAGACCTCATCCTGGTAACCCATCATCATAAAGACCATGCCAAAGATGTTACGATCAAGAGGCTCAAGAGAAAGAATACGCTGGTGGTTGGCCCAAAACGTTGTATTAATAATCTGGGGAAAAATATTCGGGTTGTTAAACCCGGTGTTGATTTCACTTTCCGGGACATAGCGATCAAAGCAGTTGAGGCCTACAATACGCCGGAAGGAAGTTCGACGCGTAAGGTTCATCATCAGGGCGACGGTGTTGGCTATGTCTTAACTGTAGAGGACAAAACCATTTACCATGCCGGTGACACAGATTTTATTCCCGAGATGAAACAATTGGGATGGGTCGATGTGGCCTTGTTGCCCATCGGGGGCACATTTACCATGGATCTGACCGAAGCGGTGCGGGCCGCCATTGCCATAAACCCCAAAGCCGTCATCCCCATGCACCTCAGCAAAGCCAATCCTCAGGACTTTAAAACCAAAATAGAAAAAAAATCAAAAATCAGCGTCGTGCCGTTGCAAATTGGTGAAACTTACAAGCCGACGTGA
- a CDS encoding aminotransferase class V-fold PLP-dependent enzyme gives MANSTDQLIFDVDFARKQFPFFDLDQSNEWAFFDNAGGTFPCRPVIDKLEHFYKNNKVQPYGDNALAHAAGEQMDKGRKMISDLLGVTMDTITIGPSTTQNLNTLSSACAKFLSKNDEIIISEQDHEANIGGWERVAKHTGANLNLWEVNESTGELDLASLEKLLNSNTKIICVTHSSNIIGTVNPIGQIIDMGHSVGAKVIIDGVSYAPHRWPDLANTKADAYCFSTYKTYATHQGIMYVSPDFLEMLQPQCHFFNAHRPWSQLDAAGPDHAGIAALAGLGDYFEILYDHHFEKSELPLNVKVSMISDLMNSHEASLCKVLLERLTDLPTRIFGKNTMQGREANIALISQNATSAQLSTLLGKRGIATKHGHFYAYRILKKMGLDPDDGVLRLSFAHYNTMKETERLVTALTDILQKA, from the coding sequence ATGGCTAATTCCACAGATCAGTTGATTTTTGATGTTGATTTTGCACGCAAACAGTTTCCTTTCTTTGATTTAGACCAATCCAATGAATGGGCTTTTTTTGATAATGCGGGTGGTACATTTCCTTGCAGACCTGTGATTGATAAACTTGAGCATTTTTACAAAAATAATAAGGTTCAACCTTACGGCGATAATGCACTTGCCCATGCTGCAGGAGAGCAGATGGACAAAGGCAGAAAAATGATTTCAGATCTATTGGGTGTCACCATGGATACGATCACCATAGGACCATCGACGACCCAGAATTTGAATACATTGAGCAGTGCTTGCGCTAAATTTCTCTCAAAAAATGATGAGATCATTATTTCAGAGCAAGACCATGAGGCAAACATCGGCGGATGGGAAAGGGTTGCCAAGCACACCGGAGCAAACTTGAATTTGTGGGAGGTAAATGAAAGTACCGGCGAACTTGATTTGGCATCCTTGGAAAAATTACTTAACAGTAATACCAAAATTATTTGTGTTACTCACAGCTCCAATATTATCGGAACAGTGAATCCCATCGGTCAGATAATCGATATGGGACACAGTGTTGGAGCAAAAGTTATTATCGACGGCGTTTCATACGCACCGCACCGCTGGCCTGATCTAGCGAACACCAAGGCTGATGCATATTGTTTTTCTACCTATAAGACCTATGCAACCCACCAAGGGATCATGTACGTATCACCAGATTTTTTAGAAATGTTGCAGCCCCAGTGCCATTTTTTTAATGCCCACCGGCCCTGGTCTCAGCTGGATGCGGCAGGACCAGACCATGCTGGAATTGCGGCCCTTGCCGGGCTAGGCGACTATTTTGAAATACTTTATGATCATCATTTTGAAAAATCTGAATTGCCCCTGAATGTCAAAGTATCAATGATTTCCGATCTGATGAATAGTCATGAAGCATCATTGTGTAAGGTGTTGTTAGAAAGACTTACAGATTTGCCAACGCGAATATTCGGGAAAAACACCATGCAAGGCCGGGAGGCGAATATAGCCCTTATTTCGCAAAATGCCACATCGGCCCAGTTGAGTACCTTGTTGGGAAAAAGGGGGATTGCAACCAAGCATGGTCATTTCTACGCCTACCGAATCTTAAAAAAAATGGGTCTTGACCCAGATGATGGTGTTCTTAGGTTGAGTTTTGCTCATTATAATACCATGAAGGAAACCGAGAGGCTTGTGACCGCATTAACGGATATTTTGCAAAAAGCGTAA
- a CDS encoding YegP family protein codes for MIGKFELKKGRSGKFSFNLKSANGKVVLTSQTYKSKAAAKNGIKAVCASCRKKANFEEKKTKVGKPYFVLVAANKQVVGKSQSYASRASMLKGIASVKKNAPKAAIRDLSLKK; via the coding sequence ATGATCGGTAAATTTGAGTTAAAAAAAGGCAGAAGCGGCAAGTTCTCGTTCAACCTCAAATCAGCCAACGGAAAAGTAGTGCTGACAAGTCAGACTTACAAGAGTAAAGCAGCAGCAAAAAACGGAATCAAGGCTGTATGCGCCAGCTGTCGCAAGAAGGCGAACTTTGAAGAAAAGAAAACCAAAGTCGGTAAGCCTTATTTTGTTCTGGTGGCAGCCAACAAACAAGTCGTCGGCAAAAGCCAATCATATGCGAGCAGAGCATCGATGCTAAAAGGCATTGCTTCGGTTAAGAAAAATGCGCCCAAAGCCGCTATTCGGGATTTGTCACTCAAAAAATAA